One window of Candidatus Neomarinimicrobiota bacterium genomic DNA carries:
- a CDS encoding translocation/assembly module TamB domain-containing protein, translating into MNTLIKILVIITLLAIFLVISGVYLLHHIQYWDSYFLDYFNKQLTSLNINLKAKSIKGSLISGFDFYGVDIFNASNNKLICQTDTFLIRFSLLSFLTKTPTISKIKLKNTNIYLPFKFKTDKTPTKKTKKGEKNTVTTIKKVELNNLNIYNNDNIVIDSAFVRSKINIQNDKVTVKLNDSYLHIPTYRESFNLTNAQFVYSKNIINVEKFNLKNKSSIIKLSGIIDFLNLKGELDLNVQNIILSERFKTSYKFPNQDDFLNIKGKTSIEKSRINFYGIFSGKMLNKSLNNGVLDCIVNNDTIIINNLSARLENSSYSGKFFIVRDDTIYAKIQFTDASINQLYNFNTPLSSTGSIFITSKKVKEYIPIEFKIKTDFDFIKVKNQKVTDIKGKFLFKNNIVSITDTLFLNVYGNKIYIRGKYDLSSNYINAEAYAQVKKLSNFSYLIKSSKLTGKGNCYFNVSGDVNKPDIKGWIKIDSLDSNHFTLSDFMARFGYVYSSNKRFGNIDIEFSKAIIKPLGRKIPTSNIFTHIKNDTIFIDNLQSYDRTKSVSLSGKIIAFKQFIVDNLHANYHDAIIKNSTPIYIGLYNDTIKVKSSRVSIDSGYFEINAEIYKRKHFFINSRISNINIGKLTDILGVKNDIDGTLKSKVIVNFNKDKNAKALFYIDNFKYNGYSYNSAYGEISYNVNKILINRLNLIDKYNGILSISGYIRKRQPTTIIDRILARNDSISISIKSDSFDITYLDPVFFKGINKRGKINGFINVTGILNNPQLDINLGIKDPVFDKLDADTMYIKGRYAEKNLILTDAIIAEDSSNYKAYGFIPYSVSINPLEIKMLKDSTINVNISAKSNTLEFLTKYGQIFQNIIGDYAIALNLSNTPDSIVYRGNINAKTDVLYLSFIENPITSLVGSGIIENNKIKIISLSGFTKREKPQYKGVFNRIGKYLSKIFKPSSKKSSYPNITISGDIDISNPFKPVLNLNLNGKDLYFRTFLGEYEGIMDGNLKVTGNKTIKIEGEVNNKELIIRSELLKTSETEGSESLKNLAINIHINFPANLYIKSSMLDCQMEGELFLTKEINEPLQISGELHTRKGNFYYLGYKFVIEKGDIYFDPSLSSPQVDIIAGVNIAVPDTVTGDGKYTSEYVTVQISGELNNPTLHFISDKYSEADIIKYLAKVQTLESGLTGQQLTGEAVNIFGIYFERLLKNQITQLGLVDDIEVRTGGSFTASTPPEQWTIMLSRRLRSNLFLTYERSLSLTEPFQTFEIEYFINPNFSIVGNVDSQGLIHIRYKYKYRY; encoded by the coding sequence ATGAATACACTTATTAAAATATTAGTAATAATCACATTATTAGCAATATTTCTTGTCATATCGGGTGTATACCTCTTGCATCATATTCAATACTGGGATTCATATTTCCTTGACTACTTCAATAAACAGCTGACTTCATTAAATATAAACTTGAAGGCAAAAAGTATAAAGGGTAGCCTTATCTCAGGTTTCGATTTCTATGGTGTAGATATTTTTAACGCTTCAAATAACAAGTTAATCTGCCAGACTGATACATTTTTAATAAGGTTCAGCCTCTTATCTTTCCTTACAAAAACACCTACGATATCAAAAATCAAATTAAAAAACACAAACATATATTTACCATTTAAATTTAAAACAGATAAAACTCCTACAAAAAAAACTAAAAAGGGTGAAAAAAACACCGTAACAACGATTAAAAAGGTAGAATTAAATAATCTCAATATCTATAATAATGACAATATTGTTATTGATTCGGCATTCGTTAGATCAAAAATTAATATACAGAATGATAAAGTTACCGTTAAATTAAATGATTCATATCTACACATTCCTACCTATCGGGAATCATTTAACCTTACCAATGCACAATTTGTCTATTCAAAAAATATTATAAACGTTGAAAAATTTAATCTAAAAAATAAGAGTTCTATAATAAAGCTTAGTGGTATAATAGATTTTTTAAATTTAAAAGGAGAACTAGACTTAAACGTTCAAAATATTATTCTTTCTGAAAGGTTCAAGACATCATACAAATTTCCAAATCAAGATGATTTCTTAAATATAAAAGGAAAAACATCAATAGAAAAGTCAAGGATAAATTTCTACGGGATATTTAGCGGAAAAATGCTAAACAAATCATTAAACAATGGAGTACTGGATTGCATAGTTAACAATGATACAATAATAATAAATAATCTATCTGCAAGACTAGAAAACAGCTCATATTCGGGTAAATTCTTCATAGTAAGAGATGATACAATATATGCAAAAATACAATTTACTGATGCCTCGATTAATCAACTGTACAACTTTAATACCCCTCTATCCTCGACAGGTAGTATCTTTATTACCAGCAAAAAAGTAAAGGAATATATTCCCATTGAATTTAAAATAAAAACAGACTTTGATTTTATAAAAGTAAAAAACCAAAAAGTAACTGATATAAAGGGGAAATTTCTATTTAAAAACAATATAGTATCGATTACTGATACACTTTTTTTAAATGTTTATGGAAATAAAATATACATAAGAGGTAAATATGATCTATCTTCTAATTATATCAATGCCGAAGCATATGCCCAGGTGAAAAAACTATCGAATTTCTCGTACTTGATTAAATCATCAAAACTCACAGGCAAGGGAAATTGCTATTTTAATGTATCAGGTGATGTAAATAAACCTGATATAAAGGGATGGATCAAAATAGATTCTCTTGATTCAAACCACTTTACCCTTAGTGATTTTATGGCAAGATTTGGCTATGTATATTCATCCAATAAAAGATTTGGTAATATTGACATAGAATTCAGCAAAGCAATAATAAAACCATTGGGAAGAAAAATACCAACATCAAATATCTTTACACATATTAAAAATGATACAATATTTATAGATAATCTTCAATCATATGATAGAACTAAATCTGTTTCACTATCAGGGAAAATCATAGCGTTTAAACAATTTATAGTTGATAACTTACATGCTAACTACCATGATGCAATTATTAAAAATTCAACACCAATTTATATCGGATTGTATAATGATACAATAAAAGTCAAAAGCTCAAGAGTCTCAATAGACTCGGGCTATTTTGAAATAAATGCCGAAATATATAAAAGAAAGCATTTTTTCATAAATTCACGTATATCTAACATTAACATTGGAAAACTTACCGACATTTTAGGAGTTAAAAATGACATTGACGGAACTCTAAAATCGAAAGTAATAGTAAATTTTAATAAGGACAAAAATGCAAAAGCATTATTCTATATAGACAATTTTAAATACAATGGATATAGTTATAATTCAGCATATGGTGAAATATCCTACAATGTTAATAAAATTTTAATAAATAGATTAAACCTTATAGATAAATATAATGGTATTTTATCAATATCAGGTTATATCAGAAAGAGGCAACCAACAACAATTATAGACCGAATTCTTGCCCGAAATGACAGTATCTCAATATCTATTAAATCCGATAGTTTCGACATAACTTACCTTGATCCAGTATTTTTCAAAGGTATAAACAAAAGGGGTAAAATTAATGGTTTTATAAACGTAACAGGGATACTTAACAATCCCCAACTTGACATTAATCTTGGGATAAAAGATCCGGTCTTCGATAAATTAGATGCGGATACAATGTATATAAAAGGGAGATATGCTGAGAAAAATCTAATATTAACAGATGCAATTATTGCTGAGGATAGCTCAAATTATAAAGCTTATGGATTTATCCCCTATTCTGTCAGCATCAATCCTTTAGAAATTAAAATGCTAAAAGATTCAACAATAAATGTGAATATTTCTGCCAAAAGTAATACTCTTGAATTTTTAACAAAATATGGTCAGATATTTCAAAACATAATCGGAGATTATGCCATTGCTTTAAATCTTTCAAACACACCAGACTCTATTGTTTATCGTGGAAATATTAATGCGAAAACTGACGTTCTATACCTAAGTTTCATCGAAAATCCTATAACGAGCCTTGTTGGTAGTGGAATTATAGAGAATAATAAAATAAAAATAATTTCATTATCCGGTTTTACAAAAAGAGAAAAGCCTCAATATAAGGGTGTATTTAATAGAATTGGTAAATATTTATCAAAGATTTTTAAACCTTCATCAAAAAAATCCTCATATCCAAATATTACCATATCGGGTGATATTGATATCTCAAATCCTTTCAAACCAGTTTTAAACTTAAATCTAAATGGCAAAGACCTCTATTTCAGAACCTTCCTCGGAGAATATGAGGGTATTATGGACGGAAACTTAAAAGTCACTGGCAATAAAACTATAAAAATTGAAGGTGAAGTAAATAACAAAGAACTAATAATTAGAAGCGAGCTATTAAAAACCAGTGAGACAGAAGGAAGCGAAAGTTTGAAAAATCTTGCAATAAATATACATATCAACTTCCCCGCAAATCTCTATATCAAAAGCAGTATGCTTGACTGCCAGATGGAAGGTGAACTATTTCTTACAAAAGAGATTAATGAGCCGCTCCAAATTTCAGGGGAACTTCATACAAGGAAAGGTAACTTCTATTATCTCGGCTATAAGTTTGTAATCGAAAAGGGAGATATATATTTTGATCCTTCACTGTCAAGCCCTCAGGTTGATATAATAGCAGGTGTAAATATCGCTGTTCCAGATACTGTCACTGGCGATGGGAAATACACAAGCGAATATGTAACTGTACAGATAAGTGGAGAATTGAATAATCCAACACTTCACTTTATATCTGATAAATATTCCGAAGCCGATATCATTAAATATCTAGCAAAAGTTCAAACTCTTGAATCGGGACTCACAGGACAACAATTAACTGGAGAGGCTGTAAACATTTTCGGAATTTATTTTGAAAGACTATTAAAGAATCAAATAACGCAATTAGGACTGGTTGACGATATCGAGGTAAGAACAGGAGGCTCCTTTACAGCATCCACTCCTCCTGAACAATGGACTATAATGCTCAGTCGAAGATTAAGATCCAATTTATTTCTTACCTATGAACGAAGTCTTTCCTTAACAGAACCATTTCAAACATTTGAAATTGAGTATTTTATAA